In Thermoplasmata archaeon, the DNA window ATAATCAACAATAATACCTTTAAAACTGTAAAAATATTATTTAATATCAGTGTTAAACTGATATTAAAATAATTTATGGCAAAAAATAAGAGTATTATCAATGCCGCAATTAGAGTTCCAAAGACTGAGAGTTCAAGTGTCGTTGCACTAATTATTAATCCAGGAAAATAAACCGATAACAATATAACTATAGCTCTCGCTTCTATCATAGGGGTCATTGCAACTGCAATAAGATATGATGCTCCAAACAGATATCCTAGAAAATTTCCATATGCAAAAGTAGGATACCTCACAAAAGCACTTTTTTGGGGAAGTTCTGCACCTATTTCCGCGTATGTAACCGCAATAATTAATATCATCACTCCTGCAAATAGCCATGTATAAATTGAGGATGGCCCCCCATTTGACGCCAATAAAGATAACAGATAAATCCAGCCACTTCCAATAGTAGCACCTATAGATATAAAAAATATACTCCAGAACCCCAACTTTTTATCAGAACTATTCTTAAACATCTATAAATTAATATATAATTGCAATATTTAAATTTTCTCATAATTTGACAACGTCCCCAAAAAGGATTTGTCAATTCTCCTTTGAAAAAATTGTCAATTAACACAGCTCATATATTTCGAAAAAAATTCAAATTAAATGATCCATATAAAAACGTTCAGTATAATCATAATAAATAAAAGAGAGAATGGACCAATGATAGATTATTAAGGAAAGAACCACAACCAGAGACTGTTCGATATGTGAGCCACTGACTCGAAAAGAGCATTGCATAACTATGATCTGTGAAGAATGTAGCTTGATAATTGACAGAGACGTAAATGCAGCAATAAACATAGCAAGACGGGGTCGGACAAGGCTGACACGATCTTTCCATGAAATGGAGAAAGGGCAATCAAGTGAAGCGATGAAACAATCAAAAGATGTGAAACAGATGATAGCAAGCCAGATCTTATCAACGATGATCTGACAAAGCCCCAAAAAGAAAATATTATATATTAAATTTGGTTATATGATAATATATGACTCAGGAAAGCAAAGGCTCTGGTTTCCAATCGGCTGCAGGTTTAATACGTTACTTTGAAGAAGAGAAATCAAAGGGCCCGAAGATAGATCCAAAAATGATTATTGTATTAGGCATAGTTGCAGCAATTATTGTAGAGCTTATGAAAGTATGGTGGCCTGTTGGGTAGCCTATTTTAAAAGCGTAAATATAATATAATGTATTGACTTCTCATTTTTTAATATTTATTTAGCTCCGGTGGTGTAGTCCGGTCAAGCATATCGGCCTTTCGAGTTTTAAAAGAAAGCGAAGAAAGCCGACGACTCGGGTTCAAATCCCGGCCGGAGCATATTTTATATCTCTAAATTGCTATTTGTTTTTTATGGTATTTACTCTTCGCTGTCTTTTAGTTCCTCCATTACCAGAGCATTATGCCCATCTATTAGCAAAACCATTTTTTGATCTTTATGCTGGAACTCTATGTTCCATACTGGTATATGAACCAGATAAACATCCGCAATATCTATATTTGTCTGAGTAGACTGCAGTGTATGATATTTTTTCTTCAATTTTCTCATTTCCCATTCCTGAATTCTGATTTTTCCTTCAACTTTCGCTTTTTCTTCGCTAATGTTACCATTCAACAATTTTACAGAGTTGGACATATCTTTTGAAGCGATTTCTCTTTTTGCAATTAGATTAAAAATGTAATCTGGTGGTTGATAGGCGTTTAAATTCTCTACCGCGACTATGGGATACCTGATCGTACCAGTATCTGTACCACTCTCATTTATCGTTTGAAATGAATTGTATCTGCCATACTGCACAGAAACTTGTTTTTGGTATTGATATTGAGAAGTGTATCCTGCATCTATGATCCAGTAAGGAACATAGGATAATGTAGCTTTTTGTACAGTACTTTTCTCAAATAAATGCTTGTGAAATATGCTTTTATCCAAAAAACTTCTTGCTATGGATAATGCCTGATCCTGTAACGCTACTTTTATGTCAAGAATATAATGTTTTTGTACATTAGTCCACCCTTCTGAACTGAGCGAGATTGAAGTACCACAGTATTGGCATACCACCATAGCCTCTCCTTGCATCGGATTTAATGCTGCTCCACAATTTGGGCATTTCATATCAGTAAGTATTTTAGATTTTTCTGTTTCATTTGTCATTGCTACTTTCTGCACATTATTCTGTTTCAAACTCGGTTGAGGAGCGCCGCAAACATTACAGAACAATGCTTCATCAGGCAGCTGAGCTCCACATTTTATACAATATTTCATTTTTTCAGCCTCTCTTCCAAATTTCACATTATGTGAAATATCTTATTATTTGATATTTTAAATAGTATTATTAATCTTTCTGTTTTTGGCTTTTCAACATGTATTATTCACTCATTAAACATTTCTCGTCTCATTTATCATCTTGAAAATTGCTGACTGGAATGTTTAAATACTTGATTAGTATAATGCTAATTTATGTCTAATAATACTAATTATAACTTGACCAAAAAAGAAAGAGATTGTATAATTCTAATAGAAAAAGGTTCAACCGGAGAATTTCCCATTCGAGTTTTAGATTTAGCTAAATCAATGAAAGTGAAGCCTCCCACTGTTGAAGAATTACTGTACAGACTAGAAGAAAAGAAGATGATAATAAGGAAGAAAGGTATGATAATGCTCACAAAATTAGGCAAAAAAACCTATACTGACATTATATTATGTCATCGTGTTTTGGAAACATTCTTTGTAGATTGTGGAGTATCTGTATCTGAAGCTTGTGAAAAGATCAGCAACTTTGATTATATGATTGATACTGACACTGCAAAGATGATTCTTGTAAAGCTAGGAAATCCAACCAAATGCCCTCATGGCCATAATATTATTGAAAATATAGAATAGGGGAATTAATATGGTTGTAATTAATCTATGGAATCCTCAAAACGTAGACTTT includes these proteins:
- a CDS encoding zinc ribbon domain-containing protein gives rise to the protein MKERTTTRDCSICEPLTRKEHCITMICEECSLIIDRDVNAAINIARRGRTRLTRSFHEMEKGQSSEAMKQSKDVKQMIASQILSTMI
- a CDS encoding preprotein translocase subunit Sec61beta encodes the protein MTQESKGSGFQSAAGLIRYFEEEKSKGPKIDPKMIIVLGIVAAIIVELMKVWWPVG
- a CDS encoding zinc ribbon domain-containing protein; translation: MKFGREAEKMKYCIKCGAQLPDEALFCNVCGAPQPSLKQNNVQKVAMTNETEKSKILTDMKCPNCGAALNPMQGEAMVVCQYCGTSISLSSEGWTNVQKHYILDIKVALQDQALSIARSFLDKSIFHKHLFEKSTVQKATLSYVPYWIIDAGYTSQYQYQKQVSVQYGRYNSFQTINESGTDTGTIRYPIVAVENLNAYQPPDYIFNLIAKREIASKDMSNSVKLLNGNISEEKAKVEGKIRIQEWEMRKLKKKYHTLQSTQTNIDIADVYLVHIPVWNIEFQHKDQKMVLLIDGHNALVMEELKDSEE
- a CDS encoding metal-dependent transcriptional regulator, which translates into the protein MSNNTNYNLTKKERDCIILIEKGSTGEFPIRVLDLAKSMKVKPPTVEELLYRLEEKKMIIRKKGMIMLTKLGKKTYTDIILCHRVLETFFVDCGVSVSEACEKISNFDYMIDTDTAKMILVKLGNPTKCPHGHNIIENIE